In Bos mutus isolate GX-2022 chromosome 2, NWIPB_WYAK_1.1, whole genome shotgun sequence, one DNA window encodes the following:
- the NECAP2 gene encoding adaptin ear-binding coat-associated protein 2, giving the protein MEEAEYESVLCVKPDVHVYRIPPRATNRGYRAAEWQLDQPSWSGRLRITAKGQVAYIKLEDRTSGELFAQAPVDQFPGTAVESVTDSSRYFVIRIEDGNGRRAFIGIGFGDRGDAFDFNVALQDHFKWVKQQCEFAKQAQNPDQGPKLDLSFKEGQTIKLNIASMKKKDGAAGTPRARPTSTGGLSLLPPPPGAKTAALAPLSGEHLSVGGSVVQPAVSPSSGGATVSWPQPKPATTATADIWGDFTKSTGSTSSQTQPGAGWVQF; this is encoded by the exons ATGGAGGAAGCGGAGTACGAGTCGGTTCTCTGTGTGAAGCCAGATGTCCACGTCTACCGCATCCCGCCGCGGGCCACCAACCGTGGTTACAG GGCTGCGGAGTGGCAGCTGGACCAGCCATCATGGAGTGGCCGGCTGCGGATCACTGCAAAAGGCCAAGTGGCCTACATCAAGCTGGAGGACAGGACCTCAG GGGAGCTCTTTGCTCAGGCCCCAGTGGATCAGTTTCCCGGCACAGCTGTGGAGAGCGTGACGGATTCCAGCAGGTACTTCGTTATCCGCATCGAAGATGGAAACG GGCGACGGGCGTTTATTGGAATTGGCTTCGGGGACCGAGGTGACGCCTTTGACTTCAATGTTGCCTTGCAGGACCATTTCAA GTGGGTGAAACAGCAGTGTGAATTTGCAAAACAAGCCCAGAACCCAGATCAAGGTCCCAAATTGGACCTAAGCTTCAAGGAGGGCCAGACCATCAAGCTCAACATCGCG AGCATGAAGAAGAAGGACGGCGCAGCCGGGACGCCCCGCGCCCGGCCCACCAGCACGGGAGGACTGAgcctgcttcccccacccccggGGGCAAAGACCGCTGCCCTGGCCCCTCTCTCCGGGGAGCATTTGTCTGTGGGGGGCTCTGTCGTCCAGCCAGCAGTTTCTCCCAGCTCAG GAGGTGCCACTGTGTCCTGGCCACAGCCCAAGCCTGCCACCACTGCCACTGCCGACATCTGGGGAGACTTCACCAAATCCACAGG GTCGACCTCCAGCCAGACTCAGCCAGGCGCAGGCTGGGTCCAGTTCTGA